In Methylobacterium aquaticum, the following are encoded in one genomic region:
- a CDS encoding histidine phosphatase family protein: MILLRHGQSQFNLHFHATGMDPGIVDAPLTPLGHEQAEAASRALAGEGMRRILCSPLTRALQTAAPVASRLDLPVLVTSAVRERRGASCDIGTCRTELARAWPHLDLDHLDEVWWREPEDEADHEPDHLFEARTASFRAGMESDPDWAHTLVVCHWGFIMAVTGCSLANGEWVRCRMDAGGRLVALER; this comes from the coding sequence ATGATCCTGCTTCGCCATGGCCAGAGCCAATTCAACCTTCACTTCCACGCCACCGGCATGGATCCCGGCATCGTCGATGCGCCGCTCACGCCGCTCGGCCACGAGCAGGCGGAGGCCGCCTCCCGCGCCCTGGCGGGAGAGGGGATGCGGCGCATCCTCTGCTCGCCGCTGACCCGCGCGCTCCAGACCGCCGCCCCGGTCGCCTCCCGCCTGGACCTGCCGGTCCTGGTCACGTCGGCGGTGCGGGAGCGCCGGGGCGCGAGCTGCGACATCGGCACCTGCCGCACCGAGCTTGCCCGCGCCTGGCCCCATCTCGACCTGGACCACCTGGACGAGGTCTGGTGGCGGGAGCCCGAGGACGAGGCGGACCACGAGCCGGATCACCTGTTCGAGGCGCGCACCGCCTCCTTCCGGGCCGGGATGGAGAGCGATCCCGACTGGGCCCACACCCTGGTCGTGTGCCACTGGGGGTTCATCATGGCGGTCACCGGATGCAGCCTCGCCAACGGCGAGTGGGTCCGTTGCCGGATGGACGCGGGCGGGCGGCTGGTGGCGTTGGAGCGCTGA
- a CDS encoding M81 family metallopeptidase, protein MKLFIAALGTETNTFSPIPTGRAAFLDDLYVETGASHRSDHWFAGPLRVWREMGEAAGYGIVESLAAFAPPGGPTRQDVWEGLRDRVLGDLRAAGPVDMVLFNLHGAMIADAQDDCEGELVAAAREIVGSRVTIGVELDLHCHLTDRIVAASDVLLTYKEYPHVDVDDRARDLFRLCEAARAGRIKPVIAVADCRMLAVWRTPNPPTRGFVDRMSAAEGRDGILSLSLAHGFPWADIPDVGAKVVAVTDGHRDLAKSTAEALARELWEKRDATTDRLLTLDEAVGVALSPPAGVTVLADVSDNAGAGSASDSTFLLRALVEAGATRCAIGSFWDPVAVRLCREAGEGASLALRIGGKTGPMSGDPVDLTVRVLGIRPDAVQTYGNGKQPMGDCVMVEARGPAHRAQCPAHPGLPAERVRAVRRGVGRLRHRLREVGAALQCRLRPAGRPHPPRRRAGQRQSRFRPPAPAEGEPSALADRRRPVPGLTGSRDTLPSCLILRACLSRISTQYLSWTGSSYPLTSS, encoded by the coding sequence GTGAAGCTCTTCATCGCCGCACTCGGCACCGAGACCAACACCTTCTCGCCGATCCCGACCGGGCGCGCCGCCTTCCTGGACGACCTCTACGTCGAGACCGGCGCCTCGCATCGCTCGGACCACTGGTTCGCCGGGCCGCTGCGGGTCTGGCGCGAGATGGGCGAGGCTGCCGGCTACGGGATCGTCGAGAGCCTGGCCGCCTTCGCGCCGCCGGGCGGGCCGACGCGCCAGGACGTCTGGGAGGGCTTGCGCGACCGCGTCCTCGGCGACCTCCGCGCCGCCGGCCCGGTCGACATGGTGCTGTTCAACCTCCACGGTGCGATGATCGCCGACGCCCAGGACGATTGCGAGGGCGAGCTCGTCGCCGCCGCGCGGGAGATCGTCGGGAGCAGGGTGACGATCGGCGTCGAGCTCGACCTGCATTGCCACCTGACCGACCGGATCGTCGCGGCCTCCGACGTGCTGCTGACCTACAAGGAATACCCGCATGTCGACGTCGACGACCGGGCGCGCGACCTCTTCCGCCTCTGCGAGGCGGCGCGGGCCGGCCGGATCAAGCCCGTGATCGCGGTCGCCGACTGCCGGATGCTGGCGGTGTGGCGCACGCCCAACCCACCGACCCGCGGCTTCGTCGACCGGATGAGCGCGGCCGAGGGGCGGGACGGCATCCTGTCCCTGTCGCTCGCCCACGGCTTTCCCTGGGCCGACATCCCGGATGTCGGCGCCAAGGTGGTGGCGGTGACGGATGGTCACCGGGATCTCGCCAAGTCCACGGCCGAGGCGCTCGCCCGCGAGCTGTGGGAGAAGCGCGACGCCACCACCGACCGGCTCCTCACCCTCGACGAGGCGGTGGGGGTGGCGCTCTCGCCCCCGGCGGGCGTGACGGTGCTGGCCGACGTCTCCGACAATGCCGGGGCCGGCTCGGCGAGCGATTCGACCTTCCTGCTGCGCGCCCTCGTCGAGGCCGGCGCGACCCGCTGCGCCATCGGCAGCTTCTGGGATCCGGTGGCGGTCCGGCTCTGCCGCGAGGCCGGCGAAGGCGCGAGCTTAGCCCTGCGCATCGGCGGCAAAACCGGGCCGATGTCGGGCGATCCCGTCGACCTGACGGTGCGGGTGCTCGGCATCCGGCCCGACGCGGTCCAGACCTACGGCAACGGCAAGCAGCCGATGGGCGATTGCGTGATGGTCGAGGCGCGGGGGCCTGCACATCGTGCTCAATGCCCTGCGCACCCAGGTCTTCCAGCCGAGCGTGTTCGAGCAGTTCGGCGTGGCGTTGGGCGATTACGCCACCGTCTTCGTGAAGTCGGCGCAGCACTTCAATGCCGGCTTCGCCCCGCGGGCCGACCGCATCCTCCACGTCGCCGTGCCGGGCAGCGCCAATCCCGATTTCGCCCGCCTGCACCTGCCGAAGGCGAGCCGTCCGCTCTGGCCGATCGTCGCCGACCCGTTCCCGGTCTGACCGGATCACGGGATACCCTGCCCTCTTGCCTCATCCTTAGAGCCTGTTTGAGCAGGATTTCTACCCAATATTTGAGTTGGACGGGATCATCCTACCCGCTAACCTCATCCTGA